DNA from Helicobacter sp. 11S03491-1:
ATACATCTACTACCAATACAGGAATCTTTCCTTCTGTTGGAGGAGTAGCTGCATTACTTGTTTGGATAATCTCAAGCTTTTGTGAAGTACTATCATAAACAAGCCAACACCAACCTGAGCCAAATAAACTTGTGGCAGATTTCAAATAAATATCCTTAAAGGCTTCTAAAGAACCAAAATCTTTATGAATCTGCTCTTGAAGCTCCAAACCCGCTTCTGAAGCAACAGGGGCAATACAATCCCAATAAAAATCGTGATTATAGACCTGGGCAGCATTATTAAACAAACCTCCTTTTGCTTTTGTTATTATATCAAATAACTCACTACCGGCAAATTCAGTATTTTCAATCAAACCGTTAAGATTTGTTACATAAGCCTGATGGTGTTTTCCATAGTGAAAATCAAATGTAACCGGGCTCAAAAAATCACCCATAGTATCTTTTCCATAAGGTAGTTTTCTTAATTCAAACATAATTGTCTCCTTAATAAATTAATCATTTAGTTGTGAATGCCTTTAATTATAGTCATTTTCATTCGATTTTTGATAAATGAGAAATAAAATCTATTGTTTATTTTTTAAGGTTTGAAGCCACTCTAAGTTCAACTCTATTTCTTTCCCACACTTGCTTAAAAGACTATCTCTAATAGAATTTAAAGAATGAATATCTAAAGATTTCATTAAAGCAGAATTCAAATTAGTTTGTTCTGTGGAATCTTCCAAACGATTAAGCAAAGATTGAATTTCTTCAATCAATCCATCTTTGGTTATTATCTCTCCATAAGCATTGATTGTGGATTCTTCATCGTGCATTTTCAAGCTCCTTTTTGATAGCATGAGTAAAGACCTCGCTATAACCTTGATTTTGTGGGATTTTATTGCAAAATTCATCTAAAATATTTAAATAATCTTCCAAATTTATCTCTCCCTTTAAAAGCTCATATTTTAAATATAGCCAATAAGTATTTAAAACATCACTTTGGCAATATTCATCAATTTTGGTAAGACTGTCTAATTTGTTTATTTTCTCATCATAATAAATTCTATATACTTCATCACCGCTCATATCGTATTTACCGGGCATACCTAACATCAAAGAAATATCATTAAGCTTCAAACTGCGCGCCATCCCAAAATGTCCCAAACTATCAAGCAAATCAGTATGGAATCGCTCGCTAAATCTTTGGCGATAATTTTCCCATTTGCTTTTATTAAATGCCGGGTTATCTTGCTCATAATAAGCATTCGCGCATAAATTATACCGCATAGCCCTTAGCATGATTACAGGCAAATCAAATCCCCTACCATTAAAACTTACGAGTTTTGGTTGGGATTTGTTGAAAAATTTTAAAAAATCTGCAATGAGATTTTTTTCTATCAAATCAACATCAAAACTTCCTTCATCAAAATTTATTTTGCCAAAATTTCCCACTTTGATAAAATGCCCATATTCATCAACAATAACACTAGCTATAGAAATAATTCTATGCAGATAAATAGGTAAAAAATTACTGCCACTTTTTTGTTTTTGATCTTCCATCGCCATCTCGCATATTTCAATAGGTCCGATAGTTTGAGTATCTGGAATTCCTTTTTTGATAAGTTCGATATCAGGAACAGTTTCAATATCAAATACACAAATCATTTGTTTTCCTTAATTGATAACATTATTTTATTTTTGTTTATCTTCATAGATAAAAACAGGGAGTCCTATTTTATAATAAATTGCCAAAAGTCTCAAAATAATCCCACAAACTAAAGTTATGATGCTTGCAATAAGAATTTCAATATTAAAATATTCAATCAAAACATAATACAAACTTGCTGTAATCATCGCTACACCCGCATAAAGTTCTTTTTGAAATATCAAAGGGATTTGATTGCAAAAAATATCTCTTAAGATACCACCAAACACCCCTGTAATGACTGCACTTGTAATAATAAGCACAAAACCATAGTCCATTTTTCTTGCTACTTCTGCCCCAATAATACTAAAAAGCACCAATCCCAAAGAATCCAACAATAAAAACAAAGACTCAAGCTTGCTTATTACCGAAGAAATCCGTGTTGTTAAAATAGCAGCTACACAAATGATGAGAATATAATAAGGATTGGCTACCCAAGTAAGAGGATAATGCCCAAAAAGCACATCTCTTATAGAACCCCCTCCAATAGCAGTTACAAGAGCAATAAACATCACGCCAAAAAGATCCATTCTATGTCTCCCTGCTGCTAGTGCCCCACTCATCCCCTCTGCAGTGATCCCGATTACATAAAGTATTGTCAATAACATTCTATCCTTGTCTCCTCAAAAATTCACCTTAATATATCGAAAATTTTAGTAAAATCCCATTGCAAATATTAGCAACAATCAAATAAAATCTTTAGGAGATTTCATGAGTGAAATAATAACAAGATTTGCCCCCTCCCCCACCGGTTATTTACATATTGGTGGTTTGCGAACAGCTTTATTTAATTATCTTTTTGCCAGATCAAACAAAGGTAAATTTTTTTTAAGAATTGAAGACACAGATTTGGCCAGAAACTCTAAAGAGGCTGCTGATGAAATTATTGATGCCTTCAAATGGGTAGGAATGGATTTTGATGGTGAAATTCTTTATCAATCTAAGCGTTTTGATCTTTATCAAACCTATATTAACAAACTTATTGCCCAAGACAAAGCCTATTATTGCTACATGAGTAAAGAAGAGCTGGATACTTTAAGAGAAAATCAAAGAATCAATGGACAAACACCAAGATACGACAATCGTTATCGAGATTTCAAAGGCACTCCTCCAACAGGCATATCCCCTGTAGTCAGGATCAAAGCCCCACTTAGCGGAGCAATAGAGTTTCATGATGGGGTAAAAGGCAATATCAAAGTAGAAGCCAAAGAAATTGATGATTTTATCATTGCCCGCAGTGATGGTGTCCCCACTTATAATTTTGTAGTCAGTATCGATGATGCCCTTAGTGGGATTACTGATGTTATTAGAGGTGATGATCACTTGTCCAATACGCCCAAACAAATTGTTATTTACAATGCCCTTGATTTTAAAATCCCCAGATTTTATCATGTACCTATGATACTTAATCCACAAGGACACAAGCTTAGCAAGCGTGATGGGGCTATGGGAGTTATGGAATACAAAAAAGAGGGTTATCTTCCTGAAGCGATTTTAAATTTTTTAGCTCGATTAGGTTGGAGTTATGGGGATAAAGAAATTTTTAGCCTTCAAGAAATGCTTGCTTATTTTAATCCCAACGATCTAAATTCCTCACCCAGTAGCTATAATCAAGAAAAATTTTTGTGGCTTAATGCCCACTACATCAAACAAACTCCCAATGAGATACTCCAAAAACTGCTTGAAGACTTTCAGTGTCCTACACCGGAATCTTCCAAAAGAGATGTTCTTTATGAGGCTATTAAAGAAAGAAGTCATACATTAAAAGAATTTTCTCAGATGATACAAGATATCCTTATATCTCCACTCTTTTATGATGAGAAATCACAAGAAAAAATCGATAAACAAGCCTATGATATGCTTAATCTTTTCAAAACTACGCTCAAAACTCTATCTTTGAATACCGAAGAAGAATTTCATAATTATGTGCATTCTTTTATACAAGATCACTCATTAAAAACAGGCAAATTTATGCAACCCTTACGGATTGCTCTTCTTGGGAAGCCCGGAGGAATAGGGTTAGTAGAAACAATGTATATCATTGGACAAGAAGAGAGCATCAAACGGATCGAAAAGTTCTGCCTTACTTAATCATTCCTTGACTTTTCTCCAGTAGAATAATTGAACAAATTTAAACTGTACAATAAGGAAACACAATGAAAAAATTCTTATCAATAGCTGCTATTATTGGTTTATCACTCACTCCAATGATGGCGAAAAATTTCAATATTGATATGGCGCATTCTTCGGTAGGATTTGAGGTTGAACACATGCTTATTAGCAAGGTAAATGGCGAATTTAATACCTTTAGTGGTGTTTTAGACATTGATCCTGCTACTAAAAAAATTAATAAACTTGAGGGAAAAATTAATGTTGCTTCAATTGACACTAAAAGTAAAAAAAGAGATGCTCACCTCAATGCAGATGATTTTTTTGATTCTCAAAAATTTCAAAATGCAACCTTTAAAATGACAAAACAAGAAGGTGATAAAATTTATGGAGATCTCACTTTGAAAGGCATTACTAAACCTGTAATATGGGAAGTAGAAGTCAATGGTCCTGTTAATAATCCAATGACAAAAAAACAATTAATGGCTCTGGATATTGAAGGTAAAATCAATAGAAATGATTTTAAAATTGGCGTAGGGACTCCAAATGCAATTGTAAGCGATGAGGTAAAAGTAAAAATTCAAATTGAAGCTTCAGAATAATCCAACATTAACTCTCCAAAATTTTAGGAGAGTTTTCTCAGCAATAATAAAATTATATTCTTATACAATGGCTCGAAAAATATAAAGGAAAAAAATGTTTCGAGGACTTTGTCTTCTGCTTGCTTTAATTGGATTTGGCTATACATATGAATGGAAATATGATTTAGGTTTTAATTTTTATCTTGATAATCTTGAGGATTCTGTGCCTTATTGGGATACGCGAACAATTTATGGTGTGAGGTTAGCTCCTGAAGTTGGAATTGCTTTTGATGAACATCAGTCTTTGATGTTTGGGGGCTATGTTATCCAAAACATGGGCGAACAACATTTTCCCACAAAAGCCAATGTATCCATATACTATAGCGCTATAGGAGAAAATTTACGGGGATATTTTGGTATTTTTCCACGCAAGCATTCTATCGCTCATTATCCCTTAAGTTTTTTTCGCAATGATTTTTATTTTTTTAATCCTAATATCAATGGCGTCATGTTCGAGTATAAGCCTGAAAAATCAAATGACGGCATCAATGGATATGCTGAATTTATATTTGATTGGTATGGAGGAAATCTATCTAAACGCCTGGATGAATTCATGGTATTAGCCTCAAGTCAATTCAATTTTTTCCAAGATTATCTCTTTGTAGGGGGAAATTTCTTGATGTATCATTTTAAAAATGATGAATATCTGGCAAAAGATGGCTCTAATGGAGATACTTATTTGCTTGATAGAATCTATTACAATCTCTATATGGGCACTTCTTTTAAAGCCCTTATGCCTTATATGCAAAAAGCTTCCATTCAATTTGGCACACTCTCGACTTTGGAGAGAAAACGCCATCTAAGCACAGGCATAGATCCTTTTTATAATGGACTTGGCTGGCAACTGGACTTAGAAGCTCAATACAAAGGATTTGGATTTAAAGATAGCTATTATTTTGGAAAACCACAAATGGAGTATTACACACAATATGGAGAAGATTTTTATAGTGGGCTACCTTTTTATAGAGGTACAAATTATAATCGAGCGGACTTTTATTATGAATACAAAAATGATATTTTAAAAGCACGTTTTAGTATTATTTTACACTTCATCAACCGGACTTTTGCCAATCAAGAAATGCTAACTATCTCACTGGACACACACAAACTATTTAAAAAACTAAAGCAAAAATTCTAAGCTTAAATCTAGCCTCGAAGTTGTTCTAATCTCTCTCTTTTGGTGCCAATATCTGTAATTTGGACGCCAAAATTTCCATCAACAATTACAACTTCTCCTTTGGCAATCACTTTATCATCTACAAGAATTTCTAAAGGATCGTTGGCTAATTGATTGAGTTCTACAACACTTCCAATATCCATTGAAATAACATCTTTTAACAACATTTTTTTTTGTCCAATCCTTACTTTTATATTCAATTTTACATCAAGAAGCATGCCAATATTTTTAACCTCATCTTGATTAAGTAGATGGCTTTGAATAACATCAGTGGGAGTATTTACCGGCAAAGCATCAATCTTGTCAAAAATTTTAGTAAATTGACCGGTAGTTAGAAATATAAAATTTGACTTAATTGTATTGAATGAAAATGAAAATGAATATCCCTTATCATACGCAGAAAGATCTATTGGATTGATGATAAATTCTATACTCTGACAAGAAAAATTAAGCTTAGGAAGATTTTTTTGCGATCCTAATGCTGTCGAAATAGCTCCAAATATATTTGAATTGATTTCTTTAACAGCGTCTAAATCATCGCTATTCATTTCCATTTTCTCTGTCCCTTCTCCTCCGATCATCAAATCAGCCAAAGAAGTTGCAAGCCCCACAGGGATAACCAAAGCTACATTCGTGCTCAAATCCCCTGAAACATTAATATAAGTAATAGCATAAGGAATAGGCAAGGAAACAGCACTAACAATATCCGTTTTGTTATTTACAATATCCGGGGAACTTCCTGTTAAACCTTCTATTGTTGCAATCGCCTCTTGGGTAAAAATCTTTATAAAATCATTCATGTTCTTCCTCTTCTATATCATTAGCTTTACTTTTTCTTTGAGCTTCTAACATTTCTAATATTTCTTTGACCTTATCTTTTTCAGTTTTTATCATTTCTTGAATTTTGATTGTTTTACGATACCTTTGAAGCCCTACACTTGCTAAATATTTTTCCCTGCCATCAATATTAACCACCACAGTATCATCTGCAGCTCGATCTAAACGAATAATATCTCCAACCATCAAATCTAAAACTTCTTTTAAAGTAATTTTCACTCCTCCTAAAAAAACCGAAACATTTACCCCTGCCCCTCCTACCAAAGCTTGAAGTTCCTTGTTGCGACTTTTCTTTGAGCTAGTCTCTGAGAGCATCAAATCTCTACCTCCAAGTCTGGATAATATTGTCTCAAGTAAAATGACAGGATAGCATAAATTCATCATTCCGCTGCTATGTCCTATGATAATTTCCATTACAACCATAATAACAATTTCATTTTGAGCAACGATTTGAACCACATTCGCGCTTGATTCTTTGGCATCTACTGTGGGAAATATTTCTATAATTGGCGACCATGCATCTTTTAAGGTTTGCATGATCTGCCTTAAAATTGTATCTAATAAATTTAATTCAATATCACTAAATTCTCTTGAACTATCATAAGGATCACCCTTGCCACCCAAAAGTCTATCAATCATAGAAAATGCTATACTTGGATTAATCTCTAAAACGCCCATACCATCCATAGGTTTCATAGAAAAAACATTGAAACTTGTAGGGCTGGGCAGACTCATCAAAAATTCACCATAAGTCATCTGATCGACACTATGGAGTTGGATTTCAACAATACTCCTCATGATCGCAGAAATCTGACTTGAAAGACTTCTGGCCATTTTATCATGGATACTTCTAAAGGCTCTCAATTGTTCTTTGCTAACACGATTGGGGCGTTTAAAATCATAAAGAGTAACCTGTTTTTGATGGATAATGTCGCGCTTTTGTAATGCCTCAGCATCATTGCCTTCATCAACAACCTCAAGGAGGGCATCAATTTCTTCTTGACTTAATATATCAGCCATTTCTTTCTCCTAAAGATTTTCTTATTTTTTTGATAACTTCTTTAGTGATTTGAGAAATTCTTGATTCTGTGATATTTAAAATATCTTTAATCTCACTCAAATTTAATTCTTCGAAAAAATACAACTGTATAATCAATTGCTCTCTCTCTGAAAGACCTTTTAAAATCCTTTGAATAATCTCCATAAGCTCTTCTTGTTCAAGCTTTTCTAAAATATTTTCTTGCTCAATAATATTATATTGTTCATCAATAGGCACAAGAGAATAAATATCAGAAGCAATCTTTGCTTCTCTAATTTTATCGACATCTTCTCCCAAAACTTTTGATAAATATTCATTTGTAGGTTCTTCTTGAAATTCATTAAAATATTTTGAAACTTCATAATCAATGGATTTTATTAATTTTCTAGATGCCCTTGAGACAATATCAAGCGAACGTAAATAATCAAGCATTGCCCCATTTACACGAGTTTTGGCATAACCCCAAAAAGAATCGTTGATTTTATGATCATATCTTCTGGCAAGTTTAATAAGCTCTTCTGTACCGATAGATATAAGATCATTAAGATCAACAGAACTTGGCACGCGTTCTTTAACGCGATATGCCATCGATCTGACTGCGGGTAAATATTGCATTGCAAGCTCATCTTGAGAATATCGAATCGTTTGATTGTAGCCATATAAATTTTTGGAATTCATCTAATCTGCCGATGCTAGAGATTTGCTGTCTAAAAAATCTGAGTTACTAATATACTGTCGGATATTAGCAACTTCTTTTTCTCGAATATCAAATTCATGATCAAAGTAATCTAATTTCTTCTCGAGATTATTTTTATTAAAAAGCGTTTTATCAAAATCAATAAACCATATATACGCCGAAGCAGAAAAAAGAATAATCAAATAAAATCCTGCTGTAGAAACAATGGTCCAAAATAAAATAATTTCAGGATCATCAAATTTGGCTATTCCAAAAGCTAAGCCTAAAAAAAACCCAAAAACAACAGAAAGATTAACATAATTTGTTGGCTTCATTTCCTTCCTTACAAATAGCCCAATATCCTTTTAAAAAAGCCTATAAAATTTTCTTTTGATGAATAAAGCACATTTTGTTCCATTTTTGCTGAAATTGCCTTAGCAATATGACGCATATCAGATGAAAAATTATTCAAAGGTTCAACTTTGCACAAAAGCTCTCTGTATTTTGTGGATTTTTTTACAGAATTGCTTCCATACAAACAACCCAAAAGTTCAAGATCCAGAGTAGGTAAGTTCTTCTGTGCAACATTTTTGATTTTGTTAAAAACTCCCATTGCTTCTTTTTGAGAATTAACCATATTGATAATCATAAAAAGCTCTTGTTTAATTTTTGAATTAATTTTGATGGTTGCATAGGCATCTGTGATGGCTGCAGGATCGGGAATCGTAACAACTACCACATAATCACTTGCGCTCAAAAAAGCTTGAGTTACATCTCCAATCCCAGCCCCTGTATCAATAATCATATAATCTAATTCATCAAGAATACCACTATCTTGGGCAAACTCATTTAAGATATCTTGATTGGCATATTTTAATATTTCATCCCCACTATCACCCGGAATTAAATACAGACCTTCTTCAATGGGATAGACCACTTCATCAAATCTAACTTCTCCTTTGAGCGCATGTAAGATATTTTTTCCCGTTCTAATTCCAAAAATTAAATCCAAATTAGCCAATCCAATATCTGCATCAAAAACTCCCACCTTATACCCCATTTTAAAAAGAGTATAAGAAAGATTTGCACTAATAGTTGATTTTCCTACGCCACCTTTTCCACTTGTAATAGCAATAAATTTTGTATTTCCTTTTTTGACCATTGGAAAGGGTTTCATCAAGGTATCTAAATTGCTGGCTTGATTCATTTAGACGCTCGATTAGAATTACTAAAACCATCTAACATACAATCTACAAGATAATCATTAGTTGCAACCACCAAATCCATTGGTACTTCTTGACCTACTGAGAGATAACTTACAGGTTTTTTGCTTTCATATACCAATGAAAATAAATTTCCCAATCCTCTACTTTCATCAAGTTTGCTAAAAATCAAAGTATCAATATCCAGCTCCCCAAAAGATTGATAAATATCTTTTAAATCCTCATATTTCGTAGTAGCTGAAAGTACCAGAGTAATATCAATTTTATAATCATTGTGAATAAATTTTTTAAGCATATTGATTTTTTGCTTATCATGTTGGGAATGCCCGGCAGTATCAACCAAAATATAATCACAATATCGCAAGGTGTCGATCTCTTTGAGAAAATCCTCAGGCTCAATAACGGTCTCGATGCTAATTTTCATTTTCCTGGCATACCAGGTTAATTGCTCAAGAGCTCCAATTCTGTAAGTATCTAATGTGATAATACCAACTTTGTATTTTTTATCCAACATTTTAGAGTAACGTGCTGCCAGCTTTGCTAATGTAGTTGTTTTTCCTACTCCTGTAGGACCTACAAGCATAATAATTTTTTTATTCCCCATATCCAAATGCTCACTGCGACAATAAATCATTTTTCGTAACACCTCACGAAAATACCGCTTAATAGTCAAAGAATTCTCTCTCATTTTTAGGGGCATTAATTCCAAGCTCAATTTCATAATTTCATCCAAATGCGCTCGGTTCATACCGCTATTTTTGGCAATACGATAAATTTCTGCAAATTCTTGGGGAATTTGTAGCCCCTCATTTTTAGGTC
Protein-coding regions in this window:
- a CDS encoding superoxide dismutase — encoded protein: MFELRKLPYGKDTMGDFLSPVTFDFHYGKHHQAYVTNLNGLIENTEFAGSELFDIITKAKGGLFNNAAQVYNHDFYWDCIAPVASEAGLELQEQIHKDFGSLEAFKDIYLKSATSLFGSGWCWLVYDSTSQKLEIIQTSNAATPPTEGKIPVLVVDVWEHAYYIDHKNARAVYLEKFYNHINWNFVSQAYEWAKKEGINSVRFYMNDIHKKS
- a CDS encoding 3'-5' exonuclease, with product MICVFDIETVPDIELIKKGIPDTQTIGPIEICEMAMEDQKQKSGSNFLPIYLHRIISIASVIVDEYGHFIKVGNFGKINFDEGSFDVDLIEKNLIADFLKFFNKSQPKLVSFNGRGFDLPVIMLRAMRYNLCANAYYEQDNPAFNKSKWENYRQRFSERFHTDLLDSLGHFGMARSLKLNDISLMLGMPGKYDMSGDEVYRIYYDEKINKLDSLTKIDEYCQSDVLNTYWLYLKYELLKGEINLEDYLNILDEFCNKIPQNQGYSEVFTHAIKKELENAR
- a CDS encoding trimeric intracellular cation channel family protein: MLLTILYVIGITAEGMSGALAAGRHRMDLFGVMFIALVTAIGGGSIRDVLFGHYPLTWVANPYYILIICVAAILTTRISSVISKLESLFLLLDSLGLVLFSIIGAEVARKMDYGFVLIITSAVITGVFGGILRDIFCNQIPLIFQKELYAGVAMITASLYYVLIEYFNIEILIASIITLVCGIILRLLAIYYKIGLPVFIYEDKQK
- the gltX gene encoding glutamate--tRNA ligase, whose product is MSEIITRFAPSPTGYLHIGGLRTALFNYLFARSNKGKFFLRIEDTDLARNSKEAADEIIDAFKWVGMDFDGEILYQSKRFDLYQTYINKLIAQDKAYYCYMSKEELDTLRENQRINGQTPRYDNRYRDFKGTPPTGISPVVRIKAPLSGAIEFHDGVKGNIKVEAKEIDDFIIARSDGVPTYNFVVSIDDALSGITDVIRGDDHLSNTPKQIVIYNALDFKIPRFYHVPMILNPQGHKLSKRDGAMGVMEYKKEGYLPEAILNFLARLGWSYGDKEIFSLQEMLAYFNPNDLNSSPSSYNQEKFLWLNAHYIKQTPNEILQKLLEDFQCPTPESSKRDVLYEAIKERSHTLKEFSQMIQDILISPLFYDEKSQEKIDKQAYDMLNLFKTTLKTLSLNTEEEFHNYVHSFIQDHSLKTGKFMQPLRIALLGKPGGIGLVETMYIIGQEESIKRIEKFCLT
- a CDS encoding YceI family protein, whose product is MKKFLSIAAIIGLSLTPMMAKNFNIDMAHSSVGFEVEHMLISKVNGEFNTFSGVLDIDPATKKINKLEGKINVASIDTKSKKRDAHLNADDFFDSQKFQNATFKMTKQEGDKIYGDLTLKGITKPVIWEVEVNGPVNNPMTKKQLMALDIEGKINRNDFKIGVGTPNAIVSDEVKVKIQIEASE
- the fliY gene encoding flagellar motor switch protein FliY encodes the protein MNDFIKIFTQEAIATIEGLTGSSPDIVNNKTDIVSAVSLPIPYAITYINVSGDLSTNVALVIPVGLATSLADLMIGGEGTEKMEMNSDDLDAVKEINSNIFGAISTALGSQKNLPKLNFSCQSIEFIINPIDLSAYDKGYSFSFSFNTIKSNFIFLTTGQFTKIFDKIDALPVNTPTDVIQSHLLNQDEVKNIGMLLDVKLNIKVRIGQKKMLLKDVISMDIGSVVELNQLANDPLEILVDDKVIAKGEVVIVDGNFGVQITDIGTKRERLEQLRG
- the fliM gene encoding flagellar motor switch protein FliM — encoded protein: MADILSQEEIDALLEVVDEGNDAEALQKRDIIHQKQVTLYDFKRPNRVSKEQLRAFRSIHDKMARSLSSQISAIMRSIVEIQLHSVDQMTYGEFLMSLPSPTSFNVFSMKPMDGMGVLEINPSIAFSMIDRLLGGKGDPYDSSREFSDIELNLLDTILRQIMQTLKDAWSPIIEIFPTVDAKESSANVVQIVAQNEIVIMVVMEIIIGHSSGMMNLCYPVILLETILSRLGGRDLMLSETSSKKSRNKELQALVGGAGVNVSVFLGGVKITLKEVLDLMVGDIIRLDRAADDTVVVNIDGREKYLASVGLQRYRKTIKIQEMIKTEKDKVKEILEMLEAQRKSKANDIEEEEHE
- a CDS encoding RNA polymerase sigma factor FliA, which produces MNSKNLYGYNQTIRYSQDELAMQYLPAVRSMAYRVKERVPSSVDLNDLISIGTEELIKLARRYDHKINDSFWGYAKTRVNGAMLDYLRSLDIVSRASRKLIKSIDYEVSKYFNEFQEEPTNEYLSKVLGEDVDKIREAKIASDIYSLVPIDEQYNIIEQENILEKLEQEELMEIIQRILKGLSEREQLIIQLYFFEELNLSEIKDILNITESRISQITKEVIKKIRKSLGERNG
- a CDS encoding MinD/ParA family protein; this encodes MNQASNLDTLMKPFPMVKKGNTKFIAITSGKGGVGKSTISANLSYTLFKMGYKVGVFDADIGLANLDLIFGIRTGKNILHALKGEVRFDEVVYPIEEGLYLIPGDSGDEILKYANQDILNEFAQDSGILDELDYMIIDTGAGIGDVTQAFLSASDYVVVVTIPDPAAITDAYATIKINSKIKQELFMIINMVNSQKEAMGVFNKIKNVAQKNLPTLDLELLGCLYGSNSVKKSTKYRELLCKVEPLNNFSSDMRHIAKAISAKMEQNVLYSSKENFIGFFKRILGYL
- the flhF gene encoding flagellar biosynthesis protein FlhF codes for the protein MKLYTYGGETAAQALKTAQSKHGEDALVVKTKEIRKKTMTQPGLYEIVVAVETDELEGNTFELQPEEEIKPKNSVQKRLDDILAKNMEKKKKDSKNPYEDVTIQLSDAVREISKIAGMERPKSPPKKESVIIPETPKTLDLRLENKIFQKQEDRALSQQNDTKELKHIKTELDKINDKIKLIQNMFWDEKGPKNEGLQIPQEFAEIYRIAKNSGMNRAHLDEIMKLSLELMPLKMRENSLTIKRYFREVLRKMIYCRSEHLDMGNKKIIMLVGPTGVGKTTTLAKLAARYSKMLDKKYKVGIITLDTYRIGALEQLTWYARKMKISIETVIEPEDFLKEIDTLRYCDYILVDTAGHSQHDKQKINMLKKFIHNDYKIDITLVLSATTKYEDLKDIYQSFGELDIDTLIFSKLDESRGLGNLFSLVYESKKPVSYLSVGQEVPMDLVVATNDYLVDCMLDGFSNSNRASK